From one Bifidobacterium sp. WK012_4_13 genomic stretch:
- a CDS encoding PPK2 family polyphosphate kinase, with product MGNKHERQLTIKELRTVQAQELRKQTKRHIHDRLQIVRKESSELSAIWDVDPDSALRFHSGVVLGDVDCESTPGFESRKSDAKEFVSLSSDEIGNYQSLLYANGVKGSRRRILIVLQGMDTSGKGSMVEHVFSQTNPMGIHYHGFGAPTQKELNHDYLWRIRRELPKYGWISIFDRSHYEDIVMPRIFGTYPRQIWEARYDEINDFEHRLTQDGCVIIKIFLCISKDFQKKRFLRRLDDPRKYWKFDPSDVKAREHWDDYMDAWQEVMERTSTDYAPWHVIPANHRWYSRAVLSQILRARLQDMNLSWPPADFNVDLVRQHLKVM from the coding sequence ATGGGCAACAAGCATGAGAGGCAGCTGACCATCAAGGAGCTGCGGACCGTTCAGGCACAGGAGCTGCGCAAGCAGACCAAGCGCCATATCCATGACAGGCTGCAGATCGTCAGAAAGGAATCCTCGGAGCTGAGCGCCATCTGGGATGTCGATCCAGATTCGGCGTTGAGATTTCACAGTGGCGTCGTCCTCGGCGACGTGGACTGCGAATCGACTCCCGGATTCGAGAGCAGAAAGAGCGATGCCAAGGAATTCGTCAGTCTGAGCTCGGACGAAATCGGCAACTACCAGAGCCTGCTCTATGCGAATGGCGTCAAGGGCTCTCGTCGGAGAATTCTGATCGTGCTGCAAGGCATGGATACATCAGGCAAGGGAAGCATGGTGGAGCACGTCTTCAGCCAGACCAATCCCATGGGCATTCATTATCATGGATTCGGTGCGCCGACACAGAAGGAACTCAATCACGACTATCTGTGGCGCATTCGTCGCGAGCTGCCAAAGTACGGCTGGATCTCCATCTTCGACCGCTCGCACTATGAAGACATTGTCATGCCTCGCATATTTGGAACCTACCCTCGCCAGATATGGGAGGCGAGATATGACGAGATCAACGACTTCGAGCATCGCCTCACCCAGGACGGCTGCGTCATCATCAAGATATTCCTCTGCATTTCCAAGGACTTCCAAAAGAAGCGCTTCCTGAGGCGTCTTGACGATCCGCGCAAGTATTGGAAGTTCGATCCCAGCGACGTGAAGGCACGCGAACATTGGGACGATTATATGGATGCGTGGCAGGAGGTCATGGAGCGTACGTCGACCGATTACGCACCCTGGCATGTCATCCCCGCCAATCATCGTTGGTATTCCAGGGCTGTGCTGTCACAGATATTGCGTGCCAGGCTGCAGGACATGAACCTCTCGTGGCCGCCTGCCGATTTCAACGTCGACCTGGTCAGACAGCATCTCAAGGTCATGTGA
- the aspS gene encoding aspartate--tRNA ligase, giving the protein MGQSAYRTHYATEVTEAEIGKNVTVSGWVDRRRDHGGVAFIDLRDQTGLVQIVIYDEEVARPLRSEFVVEIEGEVRARPDGNENTHLATGKIEIVAKDVKILAKSDALPFQVSTALENESENKLPGEDTRLKYRYLDLRRPAMQRTIRLRAKMSKAAREALDDMDFCEIETPTLIKSTPEGARDFLVPARLIPGSWYALPQSPQLLKQLLMVSGFEKYYQLARCYRDEDFRADRQPEFTQLDIEMSFVDQEDVMAMAEKVIANVWKSAGFEVKLPISRITWTDAMNKYGSDKPDLRFGNQIVELTDYFKDTPFRVFQNPYVGAVVYKGGASLPRRQFDAWQEWAKQRGAKGLAYVQFEDDGNLKGPVAKNLSEEERNGLQKAVHAENGDAVFFAAGRREASQLLLGAVRVEIARRQGLLKPDEFALTWVVDFPLFKQADDPDDDDVAVGHSKWTSMHHPFTMPSADWIDKFDQDPEHAMSDSYDIVCNGEEIGGGSVRIHRDDIQNRVLKVLGISPDEAQEKFGFLLDAFKFGAPPHAGIALGWDRTAQLLAGVGSIRDVIAFPKLGSGQDALTGAPAPITDAQRAETGVDYDPDEEED; this is encoded by the coding sequence ATGGGCCAGTCGGCTTACAGAACGCATTATGCCACCGAGGTGACCGAGGCGGAGATCGGTAAGAACGTAACCGTTTCGGGTTGGGTCGATCGTAGAAGGGATCATGGCGGCGTGGCCTTCATCGATCTGCGCGACCAGACCGGCTTGGTGCAGATCGTCATCTATGACGAGGAAGTCGCTCGCCCGCTTCGCAGCGAGTTCGTCGTGGAGATCGAGGGTGAGGTCCGTGCCCGTCCAGACGGCAACGAGAACACACATCTTGCCACGGGCAAGATTGAAATCGTGGCCAAGGACGTCAAGATTCTCGCAAAGTCCGATGCACTGCCGTTCCAGGTTTCAACCGCTCTTGAGAACGAGTCCGAGAACAAGCTGCCTGGCGAGGACACGCGTCTGAAATATCGTTATCTTGATCTACGCCGCCCAGCGATGCAGCGCACCATTCGCCTGCGCGCGAAGATGAGCAAGGCTGCCCGCGAGGCGCTCGACGACATGGATTTCTGCGAGATCGAGACTCCGACGCTCATTAAGTCCACGCCAGAAGGTGCACGAGACTTCCTTGTTCCTGCACGTCTGATTCCAGGATCGTGGTACGCATTGCCACAGTCCCCACAGCTGCTCAAGCAGCTGCTCATGGTCAGCGGCTTCGAGAAGTACTATCAGCTTGCTCGCTGCTACCGTGACGAGGACTTCCGCGCCGATCGTCAGCCTGAATTCACCCAGCTCGACATCGAGATGAGCTTCGTCGATCAGGAGGACGTGATGGCCATGGCCGAGAAGGTCATCGCCAACGTCTGGAAGAGTGCAGGATTCGAGGTGAAGCTTCCGATTTCACGCATCACATGGACCGATGCGATGAACAAGTATGGCTCCGACAAGCCTGACCTACGCTTCGGCAACCAGATCGTCGAGCTCACCGACTACTTCAAGGACACGCCGTTCCGCGTCTTCCAGAACCCCTATGTGGGCGCAGTCGTATACAAGGGTGGCGCATCTCTTCCACGCCGACAGTTCGATGCGTGGCAGGAATGGGCCAAGCAGCGCGGTGCCAAGGGTCTCGCATACGTCCAGTTCGAGGATGACGGCAACCTCAAGGGTCCGGTTGCGAAGAACCTCTCCGAGGAGGAGCGCAATGGCCTTCAGAAGGCAGTCCATGCCGAGAACGGCGACGCGGTGTTCTTCGCTGCAGGTCGCCGCGAGGCATCGCAGCTGCTGCTTGGCGCCGTCCGCGTCGAGATTGCGCGCCGTCAGGGACTCTTGAAGCCTGACGAGTTCGCACTGACATGGGTCGTCGACTTCCCGCTCTTCAAGCAGGCTGACGACCCCGACGATGACGATGTGGCCGTCGGTCACTCCAAGTGGACGTCCATGCATCATCCATTCACGATGCCAAGTGCCGATTGGATTGACAAGTTCGATCAGGATCCCGAGCATGCGATGAGCGACAGCTACGACATCGTCTGCAACGGCGAGGAGATCGGCGGAGGTTCGGTTCGTATCCATCGTGACGACATTCAGAACCGAGTCCTGAAGGTTCTGGGCATCTCGCCGGATGAAGCCCAGGAAAAGTTCGGATTCCTGCTCGACGCCTTCAAGTTCGGCGCGCCACCTCACGCGGGCATTGCCTTGGGCTGGGACCGCACGGCCCAGTTGTTGGCAGGCGTCGGCTCGATTCGTGACGTCATCGCATTCCCGAAGCTCGGCAGCGGCCAGGATGCCCTGACCGGAGCACCGGCACCGATCACGGACGCTCAGCGAGCCGAAACCGGCGTCGACTACGATCCTGACGAGGAAGAGGACTGA
- the hisS gene encoding histidine--tRNA ligase: MAKGASLSGFPEWLPEERVVEQQAIDTLRRIFELNGFLGIETRAVEQGSSLLKKGETSKEIYLLSRLQEVGQENDTPVEDRLGLHFDLTVPLSRYVVENSGALTFPFKRWQIQKVWRGERPQEGRFREFIQADIDVVGNGDLPEHYEVELPLVMVNAMESLRAFGLPKATVHANNRKLSEGFYRGIGLTDIEGVLREIDKLDKIGAGEVGRLLVETCGASAEQANACLRLAELSAFTGEELTHRFDDLCNECSVDANSDAYRLAHEGLSTLAMIVDESAKIRPGSVIADLKIARGLDYYTGSVYETFLDGAESLGSICSGGRYDNLASQGSRKYPGVGLSIGLSRLVSYMLHGAHAQASRISPASVLIAVWNEEDRGDSNRIARELRARGISTDVSPKAVKLGKQIRYADHLGIPYVWFPATADAEESVKNIVTGEQLPARTVSWSPDSVYAQQTVQCGGDNH, translated from the coding sequence GTGGCAAAAGGTGCATCATTATCCGGATTTCCGGAGTGGCTTCCCGAAGAACGGGTTGTCGAACAGCAAGCAATCGATACGTTACGCAGGATTTTTGAGCTGAACGGCTTTCTTGGAATCGAAACCAGGGCGGTCGAACAGGGCTCAAGCCTGCTGAAAAAAGGGGAGACCAGCAAGGAGATCTATCTGCTGAGCCGACTTCAGGAGGTGGGTCAGGAGAACGACACGCCTGTCGAGGATCGTCTTGGTCTGCATTTCGACCTGACAGTACCGCTGAGTCGCTATGTGGTCGAGAATTCAGGCGCGCTGACATTCCCCTTCAAGCGTTGGCAGATCCAGAAGGTCTGGCGCGGCGAACGCCCGCAGGAGGGACGCTTCAGGGAGTTCATCCAGGCGGACATCGACGTCGTCGGCAATGGCGATCTGCCGGAGCATTACGAGGTGGAACTGCCGCTGGTCATGGTCAATGCGATGGAGAGCCTACGGGCATTCGGACTGCCGAAGGCGACGGTGCATGCCAATAATCGCAAGCTTTCGGAGGGCTTCTATCGTGGAATCGGTCTGACCGACATCGAGGGAGTGCTGCGTGAGATAGACAAGCTCGACAAGATCGGTGCCGGTGAGGTGGGCAGACTGCTGGTCGAGACCTGCGGCGCGAGTGCCGAGCAGGCCAATGCATGCCTGCGTCTTGCCGAGCTTTCCGCCTTCACGGGCGAGGAGCTCACCCACCGGTTCGATGATCTCTGCAACGAATGCTCGGTCGACGCGAATTCCGACGCATACCGCCTGGCGCACGAGGGATTGTCGACCTTGGCCATGATCGTCGATGAATCCGCGAAGATTCGTCCCGGCTCGGTCATCGCCGACCTCAAGATCGCCCGCGGTCTTGATTACTACACGGGTTCGGTATATGAGACCTTCCTTGATGGCGCGGAATCGCTTGGTTCCATATGCTCCGGGGGGCGATACGACAACCTTGCGTCGCAGGGCAGCCGCAAGTATCCGGGAGTCGGACTTTCCATCGGGCTGTCACGTCTGGTCTCATACATGCTGCATGGCGCGCACGCGCAGGCTTCCCGCATATCGCCGGCGAGCGTACTGATCGCTGTGTGGAACGAGGAGGATCGTGGCGACAGCAATCGCATCGCGCGAGAGCTCCGCGCCAGGGGCATCTCGACGGATGTCTCGCCCAAGGCGGTGAAACTTGGCAAGCAGATTCGTTACGCGGATCATCTTGGCATCCCATACGTCTGGTTCCCAGCCACTGCAGATGCCGAGGAATCGGTGAAGAACATCGTTACGGGAGAACAGCTTCCTGCACGTACCGTGTCGTGGAGTCCAGATAGTGTGTATGCCCAGCAAACCGTGCAGTGCGGCGGCGATAATCACTGA
- a CDS encoding DUF349 domain-containing protein gives MADEAATTPVNTQTPQENDNNTASQGSSLKPAASNAEATKQPANTNVPKPHAPSPAALAKKQPAGKPTAPLAAVSYSNAAVEKAQSFGHVDDKGDVYVSENGTDRKVGEFPDAKPQEALTLYATRYLELKAKLDLFEARLQTATVKPHEIDESLKTLETETTEPQVVGDLAALHQQFEALKTAASAKKQELAEERRKAQDEAKKERTAIVEKAEKLAASLGDNTNWRSTADKFRALFDEWQNHQRTSIRIEKPDADALWKRFSSARTTFNQGRRKWAQQRDAEHSKAKEAKEAIIAEAESMKNSTDWGETSRSFNALMDRWKQAGRAGRHEDDDLWAKFRAAADTFFDARQSDRDQTSSDEKENLVKKEALVVKAEALLPVKDENAAKKARQQLATIQEEWDQIGYVPREDVHRIESRLDAVDKQIKSVEDAVWKQSDPEADARKSSFEDQLNSQLKELDDQIAASSDPQQIKKLQAEKATKEQWLNAIR, from the coding sequence ATGGCCGATGAAGCAGCCACCACACCCGTAAACACTCAGACACCCCAGGAAAACGATAACAACACCGCATCGCAGGGGTCCTCGCTGAAGCCAGCTGCGTCCAATGCCGAAGCCACGAAGCAGCCGGCAAACACCAACGTTCCCAAGCCTCACGCACCATCGCCAGCTGCATTGGCAAAGAAGCAGCCAGCCGGCAAGCCCACTGCCCCGCTCGCGGCGGTGAGCTATTCGAACGCGGCTGTCGAGAAGGCGCAATCCTTCGGCCACGTTGACGACAAGGGAGACGTGTACGTATCGGAGAACGGAACGGACCGCAAGGTCGGGGAATTCCCCGATGCGAAGCCCCAGGAGGCGCTGACCCTCTATGCGACACGCTATCTCGAGCTCAAGGCGAAACTCGACCTGTTCGAGGCAAGGCTGCAGACGGCGACGGTGAAGCCTCATGAAATCGATGAGTCGCTGAAGACTCTCGAGACCGAGACCACCGAACCTCAGGTCGTCGGGGATCTGGCCGCACTCCACCAGCAGTTCGAAGCTTTGAAGACAGCAGCTTCGGCAAAGAAGCAAGAGCTGGCAGAGGAGCGCAGAAAGGCTCAGGACGAGGCCAAGAAGGAGCGAACCGCAATCGTCGAGAAAGCCGAGAAATTGGCGGCATCACTCGGAGACAACACCAATTGGCGCTCGACAGCGGATAAGTTCCGAGCGCTCTTCGATGAATGGCAGAATCATCAGCGCACCAGCATACGTATCGAAAAGCCTGATGCGGACGCGTTATGGAAGCGTTTCTCGTCCGCGCGCACGACCTTCAACCAGGGCCGACGCAAGTGGGCTCAGCAGCGTGATGCCGAACACTCCAAGGCAAAGGAAGCCAAGGAAGCGATTATCGCAGAGGCCGAATCGATGAAGAATTCCACCGATTGGGGCGAGACCTCACGCAGCTTCAATGCTCTGATGGATCGCTGGAAGCAGGCGGGTCGCGCCGGACGTCATGAGGATGACGACCTGTGGGCGAAGTTCCGCGCAGCCGCCGACACCTTCTTCGATGCACGCCAGAGCGACCGAGATCAGACCTCAAGCGATGAGAAGGAGAATCTCGTCAAGAAGGAGGCTCTTGTGGTCAAGGCCGAGGCCCTGCTCCCTGTTAAGGACGAGAACGCCGCGAAGAAGGCACGCCAGCAGCTTGCAACGATTCAGGAGGAGTGGGATCAGATCGGGTATGTTCCTCGCGAAGATGTCCATCGCATCGAAAGCCGCCTGGATGCCGTCGACAAACAGATCAAGTCCGTCGAGGATGCCGTGTGGAAGCAATCCGATCCGGAGGCCGACGCCAGAAAGTCAAGCTTCGAGGATCAGCTGAATTCGCAGCTCAAGGAACTCGACGACCAGATTGCCGCGTCAAGCGATCCTCAGCAGATCAAGAAGCTTCAGGCTGAGAAGGCGACCAAGGAACAGTGGCTGAACGCGATTCGCTGA
- a CDS encoding aldo/keto reductase family oxidoreductase has translation MDALDRTAAATVLGSVLDRGVNFFDTADIYGPNAGRAHASSEKLGTSIKDVGAKRSDIFIQTKFGVVSGYSHNGATRYDSSYRNLVESFDKELEALGTDYVDSVILHRPDPLMDVNEFAGMVQDLMSSGKVHEVGVSNMGPWQIEYLQSFLATHIQVDQLQFGLMHTPIIDAGIHINMSDDDAINREGGILPYTQLRKITVQAWSPFQSGTPYGPFVGNAHFPELNRELDRQARKHATTRNAIATAWILHHPAQIQVILGSMNPERLSQMLDGDDIELDRQDWWDLYKAAGHRVP, from the coding sequence ATGGATGCGTTGGACAGAACTGCCGCTGCCACAGTGCTCGGTTCCGTGCTGGACCGTGGTGTGAACTTTTTCGACACGGCTGACATCTATGGGCCGAATGCAGGCCGGGCTCACGCAAGCTCGGAAAAGCTGGGAACGTCAATCAAAGATGTTGGAGCGAAGCGTTCTGACATCTTTATTCAGACGAAGTTTGGTGTTGTGAGCGGTTATTCCCATAATGGAGCGACTCGCTATGATTCGTCATACAGGAATCTCGTCGAGTCCTTTGACAAGGAACTCGAGGCGCTGGGAACGGACTACGTTGACAGCGTGATATTGCACCGCCCGGATCCTCTGATGGATGTGAACGAATTCGCAGGTATGGTTCAAGATCTCATGAGTTCTGGCAAAGTTCATGAGGTCGGTGTGAGCAATATGGGTCCTTGGCAGATTGAGTATCTGCAATCCTTTCTTGCAACGCATATTCAAGTCGATCAATTGCAGTTCGGTCTGATGCATACTCCAATCATCGATGCTGGAATCCACATCAATATGTCAGATGACGATGCGATTAATCGCGAAGGAGGCATCCTGCCTTACACCCAATTAAGGAAAATCACGGTTCAGGCCTGGAGTCCCTTTCAATCGGGGACACCATATGGTCCCTTCGTCGGCAATGCACATTTCCCGGAACTTAATCGAGAGCTCGATAGACAGGCCCGGAAACACGCCACTACTCGGAATGCGATAGCAACGGCCTGGATACTGCATCACCCTGCGCAGATACAGGTCATTCTCGGCTCAATGAATCCTGAACGGCTCTCGCAAATGCTTGATGGCGACGACATCGAACTTGATCGGCAGGACTGGTGGGATCTCTACAAGGCGGCAGGCCATCGGGTTCCCTGA
- a CDS encoding GNAT family N-acetyltransferase, producing MELSSKFFGELSTTELYEILKARSEIFVVEQHCVYQDLDDVDYRSLHIFYTAGGKVTAYLRAFIKDEDSKTIQLGRVLTVQHGHGLGGMILKEGIKKAAEKLNAGRLYIEAQSYATGFYQRQGFAVCSDEFMEDGIPHVQMELTI from the coding sequence ATGGAGTTATCTTCAAAATTCTTTGGTGAACTCAGCACAACAGAATTATATGAGATTCTCAAGGCCAGATCCGAAATATTCGTTGTAGAACAACATTGCGTCTATCAGGACTTAGATGATGTCGACTATAGAAGCCTCCATATCTTTTATACGGCAGGGGGTAAGGTCACTGCCTATCTGCGTGCGTTCATCAAAGATGAAGATTCCAAGACGATCCAACTTGGACGAGTCCTGACTGTGCAGCATGGACATGGGCTGGGTGGAATGATCCTTAAAGAAGGAATCAAGAAGGCTGCCGAGAAACTGAATGCAGGAAGACTATATATCGAGGCCCAATCATATGCCACTGGATTTTATCAACGACAAGGGTTTGCAGTATGCTCCGATGAATTCATGGAAGATGGCATCCCTCATGTGCAAATGGAATTAACGATTTAG
- the ychF gene encoding redox-regulated ATPase YchF, translating into MSLTIGIVGLPNVGKSTLFNALTRNNVLAENYPFATIEPNTGIVPLPDKRLPILAKLVGTEKIIPATVTFVDIAGIVKGASQGEGLGNQFLANIREADAICEVVRAFEDDDIVHVNGKIDPADDVDTINTELILADLQTIENALPKMEKDLRGSKIDKSTMDAVLKAKEILANGETIDHAANAGRIDKSEIAELHLMTAKPFIYVFNVDDDELQNNELKKKLAASVSPAPSIFLNAQFESDLTELDEADAEEMLHDAGLEESGLDQLARVGFDILGLQTYLTAGVKEVRAWQIHKGWTAPQAAGVIHSDFEKGFIKAEIVSYDDLIASGSYAKVKDEGKMRLEGKDYVMQPGDIVEFKFNV; encoded by the coding sequence ATGTCACTAACCATAGGAATCGTCGGGCTCCCGAATGTAGGCAAGTCCACACTGTTCAATGCTCTGACCAGGAATAACGTGCTGGCAGAGAACTATCCATTTGCAACGATCGAACCGAATACGGGCATCGTGCCTTTGCCTGACAAAAGGCTCCCGATTTTGGCGAAGTTGGTCGGCACTGAGAAAATCATCCCTGCAACGGTCACCTTCGTTGATATCGCTGGCATCGTCAAGGGTGCGTCGCAGGGCGAAGGCCTGGGCAACCAGTTCCTAGCCAACATACGCGAGGCGGATGCCATCTGCGAGGTCGTGCGAGCCTTCGAGGACGATGACATCGTGCACGTCAATGGCAAGATAGACCCTGCCGATGACGTCGATACGATCAATACCGAGCTGATTCTGGCGGACCTGCAGACCATTGAGAACGCCCTGCCAAAGATGGAGAAGGACCTTCGCGGCAGCAAGATCGACAAGTCGACGATGGATGCCGTGCTGAAGGCGAAGGAAATACTTGCGAACGGCGAAACCATAGACCATGCCGCAAATGCCGGGAGAATAGACAAGTCAGAAATCGCCGAACTGCATCTGATGACTGCGAAGCCATTCATATATGTGTTCAACGTCGATGACGACGAATTGCAGAATAACGAACTGAAGAAGAAGCTGGCGGCATCCGTATCCCCGGCGCCTTCCATCTTCCTGAACGCCCAGTTCGAGTCCGATCTGACCGAACTCGACGAGGCTGACGCTGAGGAGATGCTCCATGACGCGGGGCTGGAAGAGTCCGGTCTTGATCAGTTGGCTCGCGTCGGATTCGACATTCTGGGCCTGCAGACCTATCTCACCGCCGGTGTCAAGGAGGTGCGTGCTTGGCAGATTCACAAGGGTTGGACCGCGCCTCAGGCTGCCGGTGTGATTCACAGCGATTTCGAGAAGGGCTTCATCAAGGCTGAGATCGTCTCATACGATGATCTCATCGCCTCGGGCTCGTACGCCAAGGTCAAGGACGAAGGCAAGATGCGGCTTGAAGGCAAGGACTATGTCATGCAGCCAGGAGACATCGTGGAATTCAAGTTCAACGTGTGA
- the proC gene encoding pyrroline-5-carboxylate reductase codes for MDLASLTIGFIGYGNMAQAMAEGFVDQGVVKGGQIVACAGHFDKLSKTTAKIGAKPLHSATEVAVAADVVIIAVKPYLVESILKGIKTELAHDDKFVVSIASGWNLERYQSLLLPETHVVCTIPNTPVAVGQGVVIAESKDSLSDGQRRVFENLITPVALLERVETAQMSVASVVAGCGPAYAAMFIEALADAGVKYGLTRQSSYRLAAKMVQGTGALQVATGLIPAAIKDAVCSPGGTTIKGVAALEQHGFRGSIFSAVDAVVGE; via the coding sequence ATGGATTTGGCTTCACTCACCATTGGATTCATCGGATATGGCAACATGGCTCAGGCCATGGCGGAGGGCTTCGTCGATCAGGGCGTGGTGAAGGGCGGCCAGATCGTGGCCTGCGCCGGGCATTTCGACAAGCTGAGCAAGACGACTGCGAAGATAGGCGCGAAGCCCCTGCATTCGGCGACGGAGGTTGCGGTGGCAGCGGACGTCGTCATCATCGCCGTCAAGCCATACTTGGTCGAATCTATCCTGAAGGGCATCAAGACGGAGCTTGCGCACGATGACAAGTTCGTCGTTTCCATTGCCTCTGGCTGGAACTTGGAACGATATCAGTCATTGTTGCTCCCGGAGACGCATGTGGTCTGCACCATTCCGAACACGCCGGTTGCCGTCGGACAGGGCGTAGTCATCGCTGAATCGAAGGATTCACTCAGCGATGGACAGAGACGGGTCTTTGAAAACTTGATCACTCCTGTGGCTCTGCTCGAGCGCGTCGAGACTGCTCAGATGTCTGTGGCGAGCGTTGTGGCAGGCTGTGGTCCAGCTTACGCTGCAATGTTCATAGAGGCCCTGGCGGATGCCGGAGTGAAATATGGTCTGACGCGCCAGTCGTCGTATCGTCTGGCCGCAAAGATGGTGCAGGGGACAGGTGCCCTTCAGGTTGCGACCGGACTGATCCCTGCGGCCATCAAGGATGCCGTCTGCTCTCCAGGCGGAACGACCATCAAGGGTGTCGCTGCGCTTGAGCAGCATGGCTTCCGGGGGTCGATATTCTCGGCCGTCGATGCCGTCGTAGGCGAATAG